The genomic region atttctttattattttattctaaatttttataattattaagtattttaagttacttagtagttttatgttaacaagaaagtttaatttaaaactacttcatgtttagattaaattagagttctagtatatttaagagttttattttgatttatttagctagcttatatataggcctttgcattATACACAATTTATTAATATTCTATTTCTCTTtttagttaataaattctctctaaGTTTTTCTtctcaagaatttctcttgagtttattttagaagagttttaacaatatttttagattgtggggatctatcttcaaactttttcttgccaaggtttCTATCTTAGAGGGGAAATTAGAGCTACTTGAAGGAGGTTGTGGATTAttcgtgtttccaaggcttcttaggacttctacaccTCGTGTTCTGTCTTTCCATTTATCTTTTTTATTCGCTtccttattattctaatatttggtttattattttatttttagttatttatttttaattattttatttgactTGGATTCGATGTTatttcaggttgtgtcaaaaaTCCAAGTTTCCTTCCGAACCTTTAGAGCCCTAAGCTAAATCCACAACTTTGAAAAACTTTACGATCCACTTCCACGTTCATTCGTCCCATTCTTTATCATTTGGTATTAGATTTGGACGTTTTAgttgtttttttgttttataaattaaGTTCTAGCAAACAGCCTCAAAACAATTTTTTACCCTAatagttttcaaaaaaaaatatttttcagttGGTAAACGTTTTTCAAACAATCTAAAATTTTACATACTATTTCTTGGCACTATTTTAgagtataaaaaaatattttccacaaaaaaagtgatcgaaaaagtacaaaaaaaggaaaaaataagaaaatattatGTGGGGTTGAATTTTGTGCCGAAACTTTCTAGTTTAGATCTACATTATTTTCGAAAGCTCCAATTTAAATTTCGTGATTTTTGGAAATCGAGAACACTTCAAAAGAAGCTTGTCAAGTTGCTTTGCAATTTTTTAGGTTTTCGGGTTTTAGCAATATTCATTGACTCTTAGCCCTatgttttcatttgtttttttctttttattgctCCTTTATGCAGTATAACACTTTATTGTTTCTTGTGTTAGTAGGTTAAAGCACGTTGCACATTCCTTCCTCTATGCAAGAGAATTCTTTGATGTCTAGTTGATTTTGGACTCATAATGCTCTTAGGTTCGCTTTGTTAGTTTGATTCTAATACATTAAGATTGATTGATATCAACACTTTTTAAAAGACTCACAAGATTAATTTTTACGTCATtgagaatttgatttttatttttgagtACATAACAGTAGGGTttgcttaattttttttcttgagTGGCGTGTTCTTTTCAAGCTTTCATAATGATTTGCATTACTATGATTGGGAAGTTGAAAAGGGATCAAAAGGTTTGAAATGCTCGAGATCAGCAATGTGACACTATTTTAGACACGATCAACAAAAACTTAGAACGTCTAAGTACAAAAATTGAGCATCGGAATCGTAATTGGGGAGATAAGATTGATCAGCCTCGTCTTCGTGCAAATAATGTTTGACGTGCCTCTCGTGTAAATGATGAGACTTTGGTTAATAATAACTGTAGACAACATTGTTTAGCCAAACCAAAGTTCAACATTCCACCATTTCGAGGGAAGTATGTTCCCAAAGCATATTGTGAGTGGGAATCAAAAATTGAACTTATGTTTTATTACTATAAATGCCGAGAAGAGGAAAAATTCCAATTGGAGACTCTTGGGttttgagattatgtgttgagTTGGTGGATTCAACTTGGAATTGAtcgtaaaaaaaaaaaccctgaaAGGGTAATTGAAATATAGGACGAGTTGAAGCAAGTGATGCGAAAGCATTACGTTCCTTCTCATTACTATAGAAAGGTCTCAACGAGACTTCAATGTCTTGTTCAAGGTAATCGATCAGTTGATGAGTACTTTAAGGAGATGGAGATACTTAtgcaaagagaaaatataccagagGATGAAGAAACTACCATGGTGCGATTTGTAGATGGCTTGAACGTTTCGATAGCCAATGCTCTTAATCTTCAAACCTATATTGATCTTGTGGAGATGATATACAAGGCAATTGAGATTGAgcaacaatttcagcaacatcaaTCTCGTCCATTTAGCGTATCACACTATTATCGAGGTACAAGTTCTAATTCTACTTTCAAGAATTCAAAACCTTCTTATGCTACTAATAAGTGGCTACCAAAATGTGATGAGACTAAACCTTTTGAATGGAAAAGTGGGGTTCCTATAAAATATTCTTCTACATCTTCTAAGCAACCCACTTCTACTAAATTTTCACCAAAACAACAAAGAGCTCGTGATATTGAATGTTTTACGTGAAATGGGCATGGCCACTATAGTCGTGATTGTGTCAACACGAGATTTTTGTTGATAGAAAAAGATCTTAAGGGTTTCCAATATCCAATTAAATATCCAACTAGAGAAGAAAGCAAGTATGACTTTGTACCTTTTGTTGACTCTTACTCTAGTGGAAAAGAGATTTGTGATGACGAACTCTGTGAACCAGAAAAAGATGATAATGAGAATTTCTTCCTCAAATCTATGGAGTTAGATGAGATAGAAATGTCATGTTCTCCTATTGAGATAGATTGTACTGAATTGAATATTCATAATACTTGTGATGGAGATATGGGAAGTGAGGAAAAATCATGTGAAAAGACAGAAAGAAAAGAGACCTTTAGTGATAAAAGTCTACTTAATAGTCCAAATTTGGTGAGTGAAAATTCATATGAGGTAAAATTGGATAGTTCTCAAgtagagaaagaaaatgaaatgcAAGAAATACCCATACAAAAGTGAAGAATGATTATGTTGTAACTAACTCTAACTTAAATTTGTTTAGTGGTGTTTCTTTATTATTGGATTTCAAGGATCCATTGACAGACTCTCAATTATATTACTCTACCATCGATAGATGATTTTACTTGTGGAAAAGTGGTAAGTTGAACATTGATAATTCTCCACAAGTGCTAGAAGGTAAGAAAAGTAATGATACATCAAAAATTGAAATATATAGGCATCCCTTGAATGTTTTTGATAAGTATTCTActgattttatttttccttatgaCATGCTTTCTCATTGGTCAAGTTTCAATAAACAATGGTCTAAAAGTTCAATTGATTTTATGGGTTTATCTAGTTATTTAAAGTTTACTTTTGTTGCATTCGACATGTTTATTAAAGAACCTTATGCGTTTGATCTTGCAACAAAATTTTCTACCTtaaaatctaaatattaatttttatataataatattaaactactttatttttataattatgtgaAATTCTTGACTCGTCATTTGAAATTCTTATGGATAACCATGCATATTCAAAGAAAGTTACAAGTTATTTTTTGCTTGAACACTAATGTGCCTAATATTTCTTTGTCTAGTGTTGATGGTTTATTTTTGAAGGAGAGATATTTGATCCATGCTGATTTGGGATATCAAAATTGTATATTTGATCTTGGAGATAGTTTTGGCACACAAGAAAGCTTAGGTaagtattttattcattttattgttatttattctAATCCCTTTTCTTTCTGTCAAGCTAAAGATTCAGGGACAAATCTTCTTGAGGAAGGGGGGAATGATGCGAGTCTCAAGGCACAATTTCAGACCCATGAATGTGATGGACTCACACTACCTCAAGGCCCAACAACAGTGTCAAAGGATAAGCAAATCAAACCAAGATTCAATTAAAGACAAGATTCGAGGATGAATCTTTTTGAGGAAAGAGAGAATGATACATGCACAGATggtgtgaaatttattaaattccaatCACCAAAGCTGACAATTTTCAAGCTTAGGAAATCAGCAAACTTGTGACAACTTTTTGGATGGATCCTGACATTTCTAGGTTGAGATGTCTCATGGCGTTTGAAGATCTATGTCTTAACTTTGAAACGCATtttgaatcactcgattttgagttctggagctcaagttatgactatTTTAGTGAATACTGCACGAGCAGAATTTCTAAAAGGGATTATGACATGAATTACGAATTTTGGGCTTTTAATTTGAGTTTCTTTCGATcatctagagccctaagtcaaatctgTGATGTTGACAAACTTTACAATCCGCTTTCGCATTCATCCGTCTCATTCTTTATCATCTCCCCAATCTAGTTGCatcaataaattatatatataacacatTTTTCAATATCAAATCTCAATGACCATTaaaacacatttcaaaatcaAGTCTTCGTGACGCTTGAAGTGGACTCATTGACTCTAAAATTAAACAGATTCTtaaattcaaatcaaattttcaaagAAACATCTTTTCGAACCCGTTTTTAAGATCAAGTGTGACGATTCTTGAAGTAGATTAAATACATCCAAAATCAAATCTAAAAAACTTTTGTATCAAAGTTCcattaaagaagaaaaaataaaagattttccAAAGATTTTCCAAAAATTGTAACTcagtattataaatatatttttttatttgttctaATTTTGCAGGTCAATATTGTTGACTCTAAATTTGTGGGTACAACAACCAAATCAATAATATTGCAATATGTTCATTTATCTGCAATCACATTATCGTAATTTGAATTTAATTCGATTATCAAGGTTATTAGAGTTAACCAGTCAATTTAATCAATATTTAAATTGAAAACAAATATTCAACCGatttaatttatgaaatataataaaaaagtTTCCAACCGGAAATCAAGAATTGAGAAACTTATTAAAAAgctaaaaaatgaatttttttaaaacaaaaaagttTAGATTTTTTTCATGATGtatctttgattttttttataattttaaatattattaatctTTTCAAGTGGTTACCATGAAACTAAAGATCCAATGGGTTCCACCTCTAATTTAATTCTTACAACATCATCCACCACCGATTGCAAAAGTATTTTGCCGCCGACAGCCGACCGACTCTATTTGAGTTCCGGACTTAAGATGAAAAGAGAGTTCATTATTCTGAAAGCAAAGCAATCGGTCATTAATGAGTTgctaaaagaagaaaagaaaaagaaaattgccTTTTATGATTTCTACTATTTAACCAAGCGGAGTATTTGACCTACCAActtaacaaatcaaaacaattttgtCATTTGTCAACAAAGATCAAAATTCAATGCACCTACTCCATCTATATTTCCCCCAAACTGGGATTGGAAAAAAAGAAAGTTTGACTCTCACAATAATTGATGGACCACATTGCATGTTCACACAATCCCAAATTTAACTTTTATAAACATTTTCTTATTTCAGattatttcttttcttctcttttttattttattttattaaaaagagATTATTTGAAAACGAATCACTTGAGTTCTAGTTTTTTTCattcaataaagaaaatcaattaTCTTTTATACTCAAGATATTCCAAGTTTTTTCCCCCTTTGATTGTTGGCTTTGGGGGCCAAGACAACTTTACATCACATGAGAGAATTTCAAGGCAATAGGGATAAAAAGTTAGCAAAATTAACTACTTTTTAAATTGGGATTTTTTCCAATTAAATTAGCTTATTTATTCATAATCATTTGTAAACAATAATCTAGGTTGAAACATCCTTTTCAAGCCAAacttttataaaaattcaatttttggTTTTTCAAAAGTCCATTTGTgtgctaaaatataaatttacttctcatcatattaaaatttatattaattgcttaaaaattacttaaaatatatatatatcataaatcaTAATATTAAAGAAATGAgtatcaattaaattaatttatttttcacattacaatatcatatctaaaataaatattttaatttttatataatattttaataacaatacatataatatttataaCAATGAAACCAATGAAATATGATTAGTTGAcaacaatttattttattttaatggggtaaattttttttcaaaattatatgtATGACATATCATATATGAATAAGTTTAAAAGTTTATTAAATTACATTCATGTTATTACATATATTCGTACTCGATATAATAGGATGCAAGtaaatcttcagacagtattagGTAGCAACTAAGGCGAGAAGTTTGAAGTAGAAAAGTCCAAATAAATGACTGATAGCATCATACTTCCACGGCAGGTAAAAGATGCTATGTCACTTTGAAATGAgataactttttctttaaccaaCCACTGCCACTTATATAAAATCCATATAAGCAAAGCTCTATATAAAGGGTATCAAAAGACAGTGAGAGAGTCACCTCAGCATTCCTTCATATCTTCTtcatttctatttttctttctgcTAATGGCATCAAATACTTGGGGTTTCCTTTCATTTTTCATGGTTCTCGTTGTAACCTCAGCCTATCCAATAAAAACCAAGCAATATAAACCATGCAAACACTTGGTTCTTTACTTCCATGACATTATTTACAATGGGATGAACAAAGAGAATGCTACATCCGCCATTGTTGCAGCACCACAAGGGGCTAACTTGACCATCTTGGCAAGTCAGTTCCATTTTGGGAACATAGCGGTATTCGATGATCCCATTACCTTGGATAATAACCTTCATTCAAAGCCTGTTGGTAGGGCTCAAGGCATGTATCTTTATGATACCAAAAACACTTACACTGCTTGGTTAGGGTTTTCATTTGTTTTCAACAGCACTGATTATTACCAAGGTACCATTAATTTCATTGGAGCTGATCCATTGATGAATAAGACTAGAGATATCTCTATTGTTGGTGGCACTGGTGACTTTTTCATGCATAGGGGTGTTGCAACTTTGATGACTGATTCCTTTGAAGGTGAAGTGTATTTCAGGCTCAAAGTTGATATCAAGTTCTATGAATGCTGGTGAAAAGGAAAATTCAAGGGGGATGGATGGGGAGAATAAGTGAATTGGAACTTAGTGTGATTGTGTTTGTAAACTCAGTCCTGCATAAAAAATGATTATTGTTGAAGCGTTTTCAATTTCTATGATATTTGCCTCTTAATTATCTGTTATGAATGGAAAATCCTGTCTCAAGCACTAAATTACACTTCACACTCTCAatattctaaaatttattttttaaaattaaagtttactGTTAATAGAGATTAATCTTTTCAAAGTTTGCGATTATCCCTTTCACtaaaatcattttcaaaattcTAAGACCTTCTTTTGAGAATGAATGTGTTTTACTATTGCATATTTTTTTGTTAAAGTATCATGGAAGCCCTTATATTAGAAGACAAGTTACATTTTGTCCCTCCTACTTAAAAAATAGTTAGGCATATTAGTCATTGTAAGTTAGAGTTAAAAGCAAATGAGTTCTTTTGTTAgaaattcatccatttttctagTTAAAAAATCGATTCCTATACATCAACATGAGGTGCACATGGCACGCTATATGTCATTTTGTGGTTGTTTTGTCAACTTTGccagtttttaatagtaaaaatgggtgtaatttttaacagaaagaatcaatttgctctttgatttaatTTACAAGTActaatttatctacttttaatagaaaagtaaaatataaattaaatttctaATACAAGTACTTCGATAATAATTTTACCTATATTTATAATGTGAGTTTGCAAGTGTTAGAATCTGGAGCAGTGGGACTTGGTACTCCAAAAATTCTACATATATTTTTAGtcttctaattaattaatttatcataaaTATCAaatcaacttttattttattattagcaTTTTCTACAAAAAACAATACTTCTAAAACTAAGAGTATTCAAAGGTCATATTCATTTTACTATTTTCCTGATTTCTTGTGTATATGATAAATTGATAATTCCTTTATCATTgtttttcttttgctttttttAATAAATCATTGgttaattttaaatactaaacAAAGAATCCACTAGAGGTGTGCATGCCCGGTCCGGCCGGAAGGCCCGctcgaaaaatgggagggttcgggtaaaaatataggcccgaaatatgggtttgggcaaaaaaaagAGGCCTGTTTAGAAAACGAATCGGGTCTCGGGTAAACCTTTTTTGGCCTAGGCCCGGCCCGACCCAGCAcaaattatatactaaatatatatatatttatttttaatcacatttacattttatttccaattttaatataacacttttattat from Gossypium arboreum isolate Shixiya-1 chromosome 1, ASM2569848v2, whole genome shotgun sequence harbors:
- the LOC108464992 gene encoding disease resistance response protein 206-like, yielding MASNTWGFLSFFMVLVVTSAYPIKTKQYKPCKHLVLYFHDIIYNGMNKENATSAIVAAPQGANLTILASQFHFGNIAVFDDPITLDNNLHSKPVGRAQGMYLYDTKNTYTAWLGFSFVFNSTDYYQGTINFIGADPLMNKTRDISIVGGTGDFFMHRGVATLMTDSFEGEVYFRLKVDIKFYECW